One stretch of Lucilia cuprina isolate Lc7/37 chromosome 6, ASM2204524v1, whole genome shotgun sequence DNA includes these proteins:
- the LOC111687528 gene encoding mitotic checkpoint protein BUB3, which yields MTKMRPTEVKLNNAPEDLISTVRFGPKSNQYLIASSWDGTVRFYDVVNNAVRQKFVQGAPVLDVTFMDVVHVVSGSLDNHLRLYDVNTHTENIVGSHDEPIRCVEHAESVNGILTGSWDKTVKLWDMREKRCVGTYEQGNGKVYSMSVNDEKIVVATSDRKVLIWDLRKMEEYMMKRESSLKYQTRCIRLFPNKEGYVMSSIEGRVAVEYLDPDPEVQKRKFAFKCHRNKQDTVEHIYPVNAISFHNVYNTFATGGSDGYVNIWDGFNKKRLCQFHEYDTSISSLNFSHDGSTLAIACSYNDELDVPPASVPNPVIYVRYVTDQETKQK from the exons ATGACGAAAATGAGACCAACAGAGGTTAAACTTAATAATGCTCCCGAGGATTTAATATCTACAGTTAGATTCGGACCCAAATCCAATCAATATCTAATAGCTTCATCTTGGGATGGCACCGTGCGTTTCTATGATGTAGTCAACAATGCGGTAAGGCAGAAATTTGTACAGGGAGCGCCGGTATTGGATGTAACATTTATG GATGTGGTACATGTGGTAAGTGGCTCTTTGGATAATCACTTGCGTTTATATGACGTTAATACACATACGGAAAATATAGTAGGTTCACATGACGAACCTATACGTTGTGTAGAACATGCTGAATCAGTGAATGGTATATTGACCGGCAGTTGGGATAAAACTGTTAAACTATGGGATATGCGGGAGAAACGTTGTGTAGGCACCTATGAACAGGGCAATGGCAAAGTCTATTCCATGTCGGTGAATGATGAGAAAATTGTGGTGGCCACCTCTGATCGTAAGGTTTTAATATGGGATTTACGTAAAATGGAAGAATACATGATGAAAAGAGAATCCTCTTTGAAATATCAAACACGCTGCATACGCCTGTTTCCCAACAAAGAAGGCTATGTTATGTCATCCATTGAGGGTCGTGTAGCAGTCGAATATTTAGATCCCGATCCAGAGGTACAAAAACGTAAATTCGCCTTTAAGTGTCATCGCAATAAACAAGATACCGTCGAGCATATTTATCCCGTTAATGCCATTAGTTTTCATAATGTTTACAACACTTTTGCTACCGGTGGTTCTGATGGTTATGTCAATATCTGGGATGGTTTTAATAAGAAACGTTTGTGTCAATTTCATGAATATGACACATCGATTTCATCACTTAATTTCAGTCATGATGGCAGTACTTTAGCCATTGCCTGTTCTTATAATGATGAATTGGATGTACCGCCAGCTAGTGTACCCAATCCGGTAATCTATGTACGTTATGTTACTGACCAGGAAAcgaaacaaaagtaa
- the LOC111687534 gene encoding small subunit processome component 20 homolog has translation MAEQQQKTKNSNTFRFKSFADRVNEIDLRRLALYHIGHENEELPEEENETFFHQTLKKWMVLNLSEEYSLFSRKVIKVVTLPQLLHQKDFVVDLLLEKLACATNLSLQPLLELLYVLARDLREEFYPYFQRVLDRLICLLNTQDAEQLEWTLVCLAYLFKALKPYLKRNIGVVFNCILPLLDERRYEEHVTNFAVECFSFIARDVRDYGKFLEFILVTIVREQVESVQGCGRLLFEIMRGVKGQFHSIAGDFLQFIFESLVEDKKIKTKQSQLLNDIVEHCISQILKFIQPQQMSLFWLKLCEVSKNCLNPAKLQNLCRIFLQVVEFKECRFLAEMDVIVPCLLHLVDVAGKHVAVCYEALRTCTHIISCILLSGSSLVTQLDTSRLLKKSLSIKEREIYAEFVKQMTTHVQFEIFILPSLVQHFEEFYDKPAFELLADVLLKRQPLQFNALSAQKWQPLDIKVKSAETLKKLEQNLKKFQVNQQQMEEQLLMLLIAPHLKGLQQELLKKPLSALIQSILKDLENNAKENQLNLLCLIVTIYVQMNFNLNAQTVNTLTPVLIQNCNNLKCLEVLNLLIFNYPQMFNGNTEIRLTLAQFLAHHDHEKRLLAAHTLSLMFKAQEQQTPYHIFYQAELIEPTVHNYREQVLLVQKLETQAELFKQFKEDFYKEDCVRFLLGLLYHNFKYVWEPVLKLLEDYAKQLDVGKFWLIYQEKLQSTQDNIDNENSKNNPNLVVTQTWQSQALNDLLSLHQPSKLSQQQLFNYRNLLWQRLPQFGKLVELKNRELVSMFMKFVEDEYQQQLESKENSWDLSIKNENSLDIDEIEEEDNEHISTQQQTTSFKKKTKHLNKLDSSNIKSILQTLQTQLAVFAAHQNPRALYRETELKSLYLRLLKGSNQQLQKSALDCLFSYKSKALIPYKDLLYNMLDEKKFKDELINFKVDTVSLEHRQEFMEILLRLLYGKMITKGSQKGLSPQQRKSIILRFLAQCSLEEIEWFLQMAFGLYGEFCQDSTDILAIPTLVQKQFNIQQVWSPKKLQSVVNLLELIRKEFGGIMQQKFHYYMLKLLVFIGCVCNEVFSLDSSLIHPKMPLVFRNLKHNCLQSVYNFFEHIEDFEWSEDLIKCLSEVFVYPSLEKLPVESIHSPTVLLKLLLLWGEKPKHFKFLNQIPPHKQENIFHFIISLLLNEKSKALVRKPIMALIERLLVASENELEFADEGLQLVKPYIPELLQRLKMNFSTKGSKQQLDKRDLNVLSLLTKHVTEPNTCDSLLQLLLPILIAKTQTQSSNEVVAQVITTLANLIKRLERPELYIRKIAPLFEQVQEVCARKQLCDLIADIARIKYKQNPSSLNTQQLKSLARIILLLNSWDKRWVEQPDYEKRLEAFKEIKQQTVSQQGVDLDLGILVIYNCFYFLRHDKDMGLRDNASESLKLLLPHLAKKYSGDKTQIDYLVGDVFLNLIRRVIKDSHENVRNEGIRLLGEMARECPESHEILQDLHGLGDKLDVEVDFFENMIHLQSHRHGRALLKFNSYAASLEKPPCVRTLTQFVLPLASRYLLQEQHASKHTLIDAAIETVGIVCQLLPWQHYHSILRYYLMKMRLSHDYQKQCVRIVVRILDAFHYDLSLAQKDQQTLEKLKNVIKEKAEELELDIKTSKPEEELKVKQELKQEEEDEKEEDDEDKPKAHEEETLEQALEKQENDEEDDDEDDNEEENNNSKPIIKQEPCLNKITVLPSNASKKVLTTITTILIPTLNRSITDKSSYDIKHKVNRKRLSMEREEEEILRVPIGLALVKLMQKLPQELMDTSLPGVFMKVCTFLRSPLKSVRMLTRDILKKIMLCLGSKYLPMLMDHLQNLLTRGFQVHVLSVTVHGVLDALRDCLQPQDIESCLHNLLEVALNDIFGEISAEKEIDKLTSHTPEAKPSAKSFLVLHIIARNIREICLLDLLMPFKDHLAKSKSRKLTLKIQEAFAKIVNGLVENPHISRESLLIFIYGTMSESITDLLPGVQRRVLSEQEKEKMRRARPDCFIIQPVPRNRSGAVNKQVKTNAQANAHILIEFGLEMLHIVLKRKKLVEVDYPPFLNPILPLLKDSLKSTHIRVTTFALKCFATLWVEEYKLSNMEEPEYIKAVVERIFEILKNFSTFGASKQEDNFQLMKSAFKAIVALLRKCQYYNLTEEQIDELVLYIEQDLHEGENQNMTFNLLKAMLTRKIESKAMHDIMKRIGDMSITSHSDYVRDEARNLLTTYVMEYPLHKRVDQIVKFFTVQLCYSLSAGRLSAIEFLCTIIKKFPLTILSKRAEFLYLSLGSRLVNDEEPECRKAVANCIEIMIGRLEKADRQQLFDMTLLFFNAENKPSVREMAAALCSRFLMAEKQSFAPRIKLLLPILIGRMSTNSSKPGRFVRAPHALAAEDLDKPKAKKSKKTTINLENEVQNILHNDDEQNEAALLLKQKALDHELIQMQYCLLKIFDYCSEELFKNDEISNLIDELAYESQRLLAHEHNWVRCNAAKIISHIISGFDLPLIGRKLSQIVSEEDEKKRIKMDFIYLNPEYDIKSLVLDLCAQMIPGDTAQPMIDEIVKIFLYVATMLREVPFKVKREMEVEEEVQEDNKESLTKINLNWLIKNIRFLINKEVAKAPHSTSMRTALFTLIEALITLLSVETLELLGPSLLSALVREMSEEDQNIDAELRQLALRVGSRLRKRMGSDVYDKLRAAAQMKLMVRRAERRKLIAQEKIHDPVRAAKRKVAVQERKKSAKKLKASVIRGKTADVKQKLKKRKRKAEEDLF, from the exons atggcggagcaacaacaaaaaactaaaaattcaaaCACCTTCCGG ttCAAAAGTTTTGCAGATCGGGTTAATGAAATCGATCTAAGACGTTTGGCTTTATACCATATAGGCCATGAAAACGAGGAACTGCCGGAGGaagaaaatgaaacatttttccatcagactttaaaaaaatggatGGTTTTAAATCTATCCGAGGAATATTCTTTATTTTCCCGTAAAGTCATCAAGGTTGTGACATTACCGCaacttttacatcaaaaagATTTTGTGGTGGACTTGCTATTGGAGAAGTTGGCTTGTGCTACTAATCTATCATTACAACCCTTGCTGGAGCTGTTGTATGTTTTGGCCAGAGATCTAAGAGAAGAATTCTATCCTTATTTCCAAAGGGTATTGGATCGTTTGATATGTTTGCTAAATACCCAAGATGCTGAACAACTGGAATGGACTTTAGTATGTTTGGCTTATTTGTTTAAGGCTCTTAAGCCttatttgaaaagaaacataGGGGTGGTGTTCAATTGTATTCTACCTTTATTGGATGAGAGACGTTATGAGGAACATGTAACCAATTTTGCGGtagaatgtttttcttttattgctcGAGATGTGCGAGATTATggcaaatttttggaatttatattAGTGACCATAGTACGCGAACAGGTGGAAAGTGTTCAGGGTTGTGGTCGTTTGCTGTTCGAGATAATGCGCGGTGTTAAAGGACAATTCCATTCTATAGCGGGTGATTTTTTGCAGTTTATTTTTGAATCTTTGGTAGAggataagaaaattaaaaccaaacaaaGCCAACTGCTAAATGATATAGTGGAACACTGTATTAGCCAGATACTTAAGTTTATACAACCCCAACAAATGTCTTTGTTTTGGCTGAAATTGTGTGAAGTTTCTAAGAATTGTTTAAATCCTGCCAAATTGCAAAATCTTTGCCGTATATTCCTGCAAGTGGTGGAGTTTAAAGAATGTCGCTTTTTAGCCGAAATGGATGTTATTGTACCCTGTCTGTTACACTTAGTAGATGTAGCGGGTAAACATGTTGCTGTTTGTTACGAAGCTTTAAGAACTTGTACCCACATTATTAGCTGCATTTTGTTATCGGGTTCTTCTTTGGTCACTCAATTGGATACCAGCCGTTTGCTGAAGAAATCTTTAAGCATTAAGGAACGTGAAATTTATGctgaatttgttaaacaaatgacTACACATGTGCAATTTGAAATCTTTATCTTGCCTAGTTTAGTGCAGCATTTTGAGGAGTTTTATGATAAGCCAGCCTTTGAGCTTTTAGCGGATGTACTTTTAAAGAGACAGCCTTTACAGTTTAATGCTTTAAGTGCCCAAAAATGGCAGCCTTtagatattaaagtaaaatctgctgaaactttaaaaaaactagagcaaaacttgaaaaaatttcaagtaaatcaacaacaaatggAAGAGCAATTATTAATGTTGCTAATAGCTCCTCATTTGAAGGGTTTGCAGCAGgagttattaaaaaaacctttaagTGCTCTAATACAAAGTATATTAAAAGATCTGGAGAACAATGCTAAAGAAAATCAACTAAATTTACTGTGTCTTATAGTAACCATATATGTACAAATGAATTTTAACTTAAACGCTCAAACTGTTAACACTTTAACGCCTGTTTTGATACAAAActgtaacaatttaaaatgtttggaagttttaaatcttttaatctTTAACTACCCCCAAATGTTTAATGGAAATACTGAAATACGCTTAACTTTAGCTCAGTTTTTGGCACATCATGATCATGAAAAACGTTTGCTAGCTGCTCATACATTATCTCTAATGTTTAAGGCCCAAGAACAACAAACACCTTATCATATTTTCTATCAAGCGGAGTTGATAGAACCCACGGTACATAACTATCGGGAACAGGTTTTGCTGGTGCAGAAATTAGAAACCCAAGCTgagttatttaaacaatttaaggaAGATTTCTATAAAGAAGATTGTGTACGTTTTCTTTTGGGTTTATTGTATCataatttcaaatatgtttgggagccagttttaaaacttttagaaGATTATGCTAAACAATTGGATGTGGGCAAATTTTGGTTAATTTATCAGGAAAAACTACAATCAACACAAGATAATATAGATaatgaaaatagcaaaaataatccaaatttaGTTGTTACACAAACTTGGCAGTCTCAGGCCTTAAATGATTTATTGAGTTTACATCAGCCGTCAAAGTTAAGCCAACAACAGTTGTTTAACTATAGAAATTTACTATGGCAAAGATTGCCTCAATTTGGTAAATTAGTGGAATTGAAAAATCGTGAATTGGTTAGCATGTTTATGAAATTTGTGGAAGATGAATATCAGCAGCAATTGGAGAGCAAAGAAAACTCTTGGGATTTGTctataaaaaacgaaaactCTTTGGATATAGACGAAATAGAGGAAGAAGATAATGAGCACATATCAACACAGCAGCAGACCACcagctttaaaaagaaaacaaaacatctTAATAAACTAGACTCCTCTAACATTAAATCTATTTTACAAACTTTACAAACCCAACTGGCTGTCTTTGCAGCACATCAAAATCCTCGTGCTTTATACCGGGAAACAGAACTTAAAAGCCTCTATCTACGCCTACTAAAAGGCTCCAATCAACAGCTACAAAAGTCCGCTTTagattgtttattttcttataaatctaAAGCTTTAATACCCTATAAAGATTTACTTTACAATATGTTAGATGAAAAGAAATTCAAAGATGAACTAATCAACTTTAAAGTGGATACAGTTTCCCTGGAACATAGACAagaatttatggaaattttgctTAGATTACTCTATGGCAAAATGATTACTAAAGGCTCTCAAAAGGGTTTAAGTCCTCAGCAAAGAAAATCtataatattaagatttttagcTCAATGTAGTCTTGAGGAGATAGAATGGTTTTTACAAATGGCCTTTGGTTTGTATGGAGAATTTTGCCAAGATTCTACCGATATTCTAGCAATACCTACCCtagtacaaaaacaatttaatattcaaCAGGTATGGTCTCCCAAGAAATTGCAAAGTGTGGTTAATTTACTGGAGCTGATACGTAAAGAATTTGGTGGCATTATGCAGCAAAAGTTTCATTATTATATGCTTAAACTATTGGTTTTTATTGGTTGTGTTTGCAATGAAGTGTTTTCCTTGGATTCATCATTAATTCATCCCAAAATGCCTttggtttttagaaatttaaaacacaattgtctgcaaagtgtttataacttttttgaGCATATAGAAGACTTTGAATGGTCTGAGGATTTGATTAAATGCTTAAGTGAGGTTTTCGTTTATCCCTCGCTGGAGAAGTTGCCAGTTGAAAGTATACACTCGCCTACGGTTTTGCTAAAACTATTGCTGTTATGGGGTGAAAAACCTAAACATTTCAAGTTCCTAAATCAAATTCCTCCCCACAAACAAGAGaacattttccattttattataTCAttgttgttaaatgaaaaatctaAGGCTTTAGTGCGTAAACCCATAATGGCTTTGATAGAACGTTTGCTAGTGGCCTCGGAAAATGAATTAGAATTTGCTGATGAAGGCCTGCAGCTGGTTAAGCCTTATATTCCTGAGCTGTTGCAGCGTTTGAAAATGAATTTCTCTACAAAAGGTTCAAAACAACAATTGGATAAACGTGATTTGAATGTTTTGTCGCTGTTGACTAAACATGTTACAGAACCGAATACCTGTGACAGTCTCTTGCAATTGCTTCTACCCATACTCATAGCTAAGACACAAACTCAAAGCTCCAATGAAGTGGTGGCACAAGTTATAACAACTCTGGCAAATCTAATCAAAAGACTAGAGCGTCCTGAACTATATATACGCAAAATAGCTCCCTTATTCGAACAGGTTCAAGAGGTTTGTGCTCGCAAACAGTTGTGTGATCTAATAGCCGATATAGCCAggataaaatacaaacaaaatcctTCCTCTCTAAACACACAACAATTGAAATCATTGGCCCGAATTATATTATTACTAAATTCCTGGGATAAACGTTGGGTAGAGCAACCGGATTATGAAAAACGTTTGGAGGCTTTCAAGGAAATCAAACAACAAACCGTTAGCCAACAGGGTGTTGATTTGGATTTGGGTATTTTGGTTATTTACAATTGTTTCTATTTCCTACGGCATGACAAAGATATGGGTTTGCGTGACAATGCCAGTGAAAGTCTTAAGTTATTGCTGCCTCATTTGGCTAAAAAGTATTCTGGTGATAAAACTCAAATAGACTATTTAGTGGGTGATGTTTTCCTTAATCTCATACGTCGTGTTATTAAGGATTCTCATGAAAATGTGCGCAATGAAGGCATACGTTTGCTGGGTGAAATGGCACGTGAATGTCCGGAGTCGCATGAAATTCTACAAGATCTTCATGGTCTAGGCGATAAACTGGATGTTGAAGTagatttctttgaaaatatgATACATTTGCAGTCCCATCGTCATGGTAGAGCTTTACTCAAGTTTAATTCATATGCTGCCTCTTTGGAAAAGCCTCCCTGCGTAAGAACTCTAACCCAATTTGTTTTGCCCCTAGCCTCTCGTTATCTACTGCAAGAACAACATGCCAGTAAACACACCCTAATAGATGCTGCCATAGAAACAGTGGGCATAGTATGTCAACTATTACCCTGGCAGCATTATCATTCCATACTCCGTTATTATCTTATGAAAATGCGTCTCTCCCATGACTATCAAAAGCAATGTGTACGCATAGTAGTAAGAATATTAGATGCTTTCCATTATGATCTATCGCTGGCGCAAAAAGATCAACAAACTTTGGAGAAGCTTAAGAATGTTATCAAAGAAAAGGCTGAAGAATTGGAGTTGGATATTAAGACTTCAAAGCCAGAGGAAGAGCTAAAAGTTAAACAGGAACTAAAACAGGAAGAAGAAGACGAAAAAGAAGAGGACGATGAGGATAAACCTAAAGCTCATGAAGAAGAAACTTTAGAACAAGCTttagaaaaacaagaaaatgacGAAGAAgacgatgatgaagatgataatgaggaagaaaacaataacagcaaACCCATTATTAAACAGGAgccttgtttaaataaaatcacaGTATTACCCTCAAATGCCTCGAAAAAAGTGTTAACTACCATAACCACCATATTAATACCCACCCTAAATCGTTCCATAACGGATAAATCTTCTTATGATATTAAACATAAAGTAAATCGCAAACGTCTGAGCATGGAGCGTGAAGAGGAGGAAATCTTGAGGGTACCAATTGGTTTGGCTTTGGTAAAATTAATGCAGAAATTACCTCAAGAGTTAATGGATACCAGTTTGCCAG gtGTGTTTATGAAAGTCTGTACATTTTTGCGTTCTCCCCTAAAATCGGTGCGCATGTTGACCCGtgatatattaaagaaaatcatgTTGTGTTTGGGCTCTAAATATTTACCCATGTTAATGgatcatttacaaaatttgctaaCGAGAGGTTTCCAAGTCCACGTACTTTCGGTTACTGTGCATGGAGTTTTGGATGCTTTACGCGATTGCCTACAGCCTCAAGATATAGAAAGCTGTTTGCATAATCTCTTAGAAGTGGCCTTAAATGATATATTCGGCGAGATAAGTGCTGAAAAGGAAATAGATAAGTTGACTTCGCATACGCCAGAAGCTAAACCTAGTGCTAAAAGTTTCCTGGTGTTGCATATAATAGCACGCAATATACGTGAGATCTGTTTGTTGGATTTACTTATGCCTTTCAAAGATCATTTGGCTAAATCAAAATCGCGTAAACTTACTCTAAAGATACAAGAAGCATTTGCTAAAATTGTCAATGGTCTGGTGGAAAATCCTCATATATCAAGAGAAAGTTTATTGATTTTCATTTATGGCACGATGTCTGAGAGTATAACAGATTTATTGCCGGGCGTTCAGAGAAGAGTACTGAGCGAACAGGAAAAAGAGAAAATGAGAAGAGCAAGACCTGATTGTTTTATAATACAACCAGTGCCACGCAATAGATCGGGTGCGgttaataaacaagtaaaaacaAATGCCCAGGCTAATGCTCATATCCTAATAGAATTTGGTTTGGAAATGTTGCATATAGTTTTGAAACGTAAAAAACTTGTGGAGGTAGATTATCCACCCTTCCTCAATCCCATACTGCCGCTATTGAAAGACTCTTTGAAAAGTACTCATATAAGAGTAACCACTTTTGCTTTGAAATGTTTTGCCACTTTATGGGTGGAGGAATATAAATTGAGTAATATGGAGGAGCCGGAGTATATTAAGGCAGTGGTGGAGAGAATATTtgaaattcttaagaatttctCTACCTTTGGAGCCTCTAAACAAGAAGACAATTTCCAATTAATGAAATCCGCTTTTAAAGCCATTGTTGCTCTGCTGCGCAAATGTCAATATTATAATCTAACCGAAGAGCAAATAGATGAATTGGTGCTGTATATAGAACAGGACTTACATGAGGGTGAAAATCAAAATATGACTTTTAACTTACTCAAGGCCATGTTAACGCGTAAAATTGAATCGAAAGCCATGCATGATATAATGAAAAGAATAGGTGATATGTCTATTACCTCACACTCGGACTATGTTAGAGATGAGGCCCGGAATTTGCTAACTACATATGTTATGGAATATCCTTTACATAAGCGTGTAGATCAAATTGTTAAATTCTTTACCGTACAATTGTGCTACTCCTTATCCGCTGGTCGGCTCTCAGCTATAGAATTTTTATGTACAATTATCAAAAAGTTTCCGTTAACAATTTTATCCAAAAGAGCTGAGTTTTTATATCTTTCTTTGGGTTCACGTTTGGTTAACGATGAGGAACCAGAGTGTCGCAAAGCTGTGGCTAATTGCATAGAGATTATGATTGGTAGATTAGAAAAGGCCGATCGTCAGCAGTTATTCGATATGACTCTATTGTTTTTCAATGCTGAAAATAAACCCTCCGTAAGAGAAATGGCAGCTGCCTTATGTTCTAGATTCTTAATGGCTGAAAAACAATCATTTGCTCCTAGAATAAAACTACTGCTGCCCATTCTAATAGGACGTATGAGTACAAATTCCTCAAAACCGGGCAGATTTGTTAGAGCACCTCATGCCTTAGCTGCTGAAGATTTGGATAAACCGAAAgccaaaaaatccaaaaag ACCACGATAAATCTAGAAAATgaagtacaaaatattttacacaacgATGATGAACAAAACGAAGCCGCATTGCTGCTCAAACAAAAAGCCCTAGATCATGAACTCATACAAATGCAAtattgtttattgaaaattttcgactattgtTCGgaggaattatttaaaaatgatgaGATTAGCAATCTTATAGATGAACTGGCCTATGAATCGCAACGTCTTTTGGCACACGAACACAATTGGGTGCGTTGTAATGCTGCGAAAATTATTAGCCACATTATTAGTGGCTTTGATCTGCCTTTAATTGGCCGCAAATTGTCACAAATTGTTAGCGAAGAAGATGAGAAGAAACGCATTAAAATGGATTTCATTTATTTGAATCCTGAATATGATATTAAATCATTGGTTTTGGATTTATGCGCGCAAATGATACCGGGTGATACGGCTCAGCCTATGATTGATGAAATCGTTAAGATATTCCTTTACGTAGCCACTATGTTGAGAGAGGTACCGTTTAAGGTTAAACGTGAGATGGAAGTGGAGGAGGAAGTGCAGGAAGATAATAAAGAGTCTTTGACAAAGATAAATCTTAATTggttgataaaaaatataagatttcTTATTAATAAGGAAGTGGCTAAAGCTCCGCATAGTACTAGTATG